The following coding sequences are from one Triticum dicoccoides isolate Atlit2015 ecotype Zavitan chromosome 4A, WEW_v2.0, whole genome shotgun sequence window:
- the LOC119287197 gene encoding queuine tRNA-ribosyltransferase-like — MRKDKPEYVMGIGYPLEIVVRRASGADLYDYVYPTRTALFGSALVGKSVPDGSMQFKLENRVLKLKQNAMVIDERPIDPSCPYMGQMEKVASPQVDVRCSSDRFCLTWLAHSVHMEGDVSLVVKDLVSSVIFCSTRVIKQLVS, encoded by the exons ATGCGCAAAGATAAACCAGAATATGTAATG GGGATTGGTTATCCACTTGAAATTGTAGTACGCAGGGCTTCGGGTGCAGATCTGTATGACTATGTCTATCCAACACGCACTGCTCTCTTTGGGTCTGCACTTGTAGGAAAATCTGTTCCCGACGGTTCAATGCAATTCAAGCTAGAGAACCG TGTTCTGAAGCTGAAACAAAATGCAATGGTAATTGATGAACGGCCCATTGATCCTTCCTGTCCATATATG GGACAAATGGAAAAAGTAGCAAGTCCACAAGTTGATGTAAGATGTTCAAGTGACCGCTTTTGTTTAACATGGTTGGCACATTCTGTTCATATGGAAGGTGATGTGAGCTTGGTGGTCAAAGACTTGGTCTCTTCCGTAATATTTTGTAGTACTCGAGTGATCAAACAATTGGTCTCTTAG